A single region of the Bacteroidota bacterium genome encodes:
- a CDS encoding DUF3341 domain-containing protein, whose product MLNNLLRSAKASMSIYEPIKDDVYGVLAEYPNPGALLHAAEDVHKAGYKKFDTHTPFPVHGMDKAMGLGNSNVGYFCLLGGITGLSLAIWLQWWTGQVDYPINISGKPFFAFEPSIPVMFELTVLFSAYAAVIGMLLLNGLPRPYNPLFYSSSFSRASDDAFFLFIAAEDDKFDMEKTQAFLKEIGGTNLEVVHDRGTSSDGSEGEDIDGSQSPQEAEVLM is encoded by the coding sequence ATGTTGAATAACTTACTTCGCTCCGCCAAAGCCTCGATGAGTATTTACGAGCCTATCAAGGACGATGTATACGGCGTTCTGGCCGAATACCCCAATCCGGGTGCGTTATTGCACGCAGCGGAAGATGTACACAAAGCGGGGTACAAAAAATTTGATACCCACACGCCATTCCCTGTACACGGGATGGACAAAGCCATGGGGCTTGGCAACTCGAATGTAGGGTATTTCTGTTTGTTAGGTGGTATAACCGGCCTGTCACTTGCAATTTGGTTACAGTGGTGGACTGGGCAAGTAGATTATCCGATAAACATAAGTGGTAAACCATTTTTTGCGTTTGAACCGTCGATTCCGGTTATGTTTGAGCTTACCGTACTCTTTTCTGCTTATGCTGCCGTCATTGGCATGTTGTTGTTGAACGGTTTGCCGCGCCCTTACAATCCCTTGTTCTATTCTTCCTCTTTCTCTCGTGCATCAGACGATGCTTTCTTCCTGTTTATTGCAGCAGAAGATGACAAGTTTGATATGGAAAAGACGCAAGCGTTCCTTAAAGAGATTGGTGGTACCAACCTGGAGGTTGTACATGATCGTGGTACATCGTCGGATGGATCTGAAGGAGAAGACATTGACGGCTCGCAGAGCCCGCAAGAAGCTGAAGTATTAATGTAG